The Halorhabdus sp. BNX81 genome includes a region encoding these proteins:
- a CDS encoding sugar transferase: MNGHWRYRVGSLLGTAVLAFLAVVVVNGPLMRALLETMPVIRTLVTAPATGPELLFEATTTTVVVLVAMVPLYKPRPRRILDTWMDAVRRTILALLSLATIGYFDYTYRLPRATLLVAGGLLLFVLPLWFVAIRRRPAGTGERTVIIGDDPETIKDILAAVDGAVIGYVSPPSAYVGNTDLTPMRPQTDGGKESDAIGDLTYLGGLSRLDEILFDYDVDTAILAFDRPDRAEFFGALDTCYEYGVAAKVHRDHADVVLTDGTAGGELVDVDLEPWDWQDHLIKRLFDIAFAVGGLVVLSPVIAVVGVAIKLDDGGPIFYSQNRTATFGDTFTIYKFRSMVPEGASIEPTDDDTNDRITRVGRFLRQTHLDEIPQLWSILVGDMSVVGPRAVWTEEEEQYLETTVDAWRKRWFVKPGLTGLAQIHQATSIEPIEKLRYDLQYIREQSFWFDVQIVVRQIWNVLTDVTRTIAGGDSDQR; this comes from the coding sequence ATGAACGGCCACTGGCGGTATCGGGTGGGAAGTCTCCTGGGAACCGCCGTTCTCGCTTTTCTCGCTGTCGTCGTCGTCAATGGCCCCCTGATGCGGGCGTTGCTTGAGACGATGCCGGTAATCCGGACGCTCGTTACTGCGCCAGCGACGGGGCCCGAACTCCTTTTTGAGGCGACGACGACGACAGTTGTGGTTCTCGTGGCAATGGTTCCGCTGTACAAGCCGCGCCCGCGTCGGATCCTCGATACGTGGATGGACGCTGTCCGCCGGACGATACTTGCCCTCCTCTCGCTTGCGACGATAGGTTACTTCGATTACACCTACCGGCTTCCGCGGGCGACGCTGCTGGTTGCTGGGGGGCTTCTCCTCTTCGTGCTCCCGCTCTGGTTTGTCGCCATCCGCCGCCGTCCGGCGGGAACTGGTGAACGGACAGTCATCATCGGCGACGACCCAGAGACGATCAAAGATATCTTAGCCGCAGTCGACGGGGCCGTGATCGGCTATGTCTCACCACCCTCGGCGTACGTGGGGAATACTGATCTCACCCCGATGCGTCCTCAGACAGACGGCGGGAAAGAGTCCGACGCGATTGGGGACCTAACGTATCTCGGCGGCCTCTCGCGTCTCGACGAGATCCTGTTCGATTACGATGTGGACACGGCCATCCTCGCGTTCGATCGCCCGGATCGTGCGGAGTTCTTCGGGGCGCTGGACACTTGCTACGAGTACGGCGTCGCCGCGAAAGTCCATCGTGATCACGCCGATGTCGTACTGACCGACGGAACGGCCGGCGGCGAACTGGTCGACGTCGACCTGGAACCGTGGGACTGGCAGGACCACCTTATCAAGCGGCTCTTCGATATCGCGTTCGCCGTGGGCGGACTCGTCGTTCTCTCTCCAGTTATCGCCGTCGTCGGGGTGGCGATCAAACTCGACGACGGCGGTCCAATATTCTACAGTCAGAATCGAACAGCCACGTTCGGGGATACGTTCACTATTTATAAGTTCCGGAGTATGGTGCCGGAGGGGGCGTCGATCGAACCGACCGACGACGACACGAACGATCGGATTACCCGGGTCGGGCGGTTCCTTCGGCAGACGCATCTCGATGAGATCCCACAGTTGTGGTCGATTCTCGTCGGGGACATGAGCGTCGTGGGACCTCGTGCCGTCTGGACAGAAGAGGAAGAACAGTACCTGGAGACGACCGTCGACGCCTGGCGAAAACGATGGTTCGTCAAACCGGGACTCACCGGCCTCGCACAGATACATCAGGCCACGAGCATCGAACCGATCGAGAAGCTCCGGTACGATCTCCAGTATATCCGTGAACAGTCGTTCTGGTTCGACGTCCAGATCGTCGTTCGACAGATCTGGAACGTATTGACGGACGTTACTCGGACAATCGCCGGCGGCGATAGCGACCAGAGGTGA
- a CDS encoding CheF family chemotaxis protein, with protein sequence MSEGERKLMDDRGQYLQAVTEGRDIQDADWTQCRIVLTTERIALITDEKRVLPLGDIDDIGGRYDVNQNAAGVASYVTLHLEDDIILLRAPEQDAFETDLYRAFLDNTIIYVQHPAVKGGVVQGAEWQRAKIKLTDEAVQIAVADGQYVTIERDDIGDVETDERTVDGGERRIFEVEHTDSEDRSVETHIAGEGQQVTILKAIFEEGVERNRANLDLSPTEQQIVMALHSGVSPFDLPDFVDEDVTDIEAIFDRLIELDVIETIRERTEVEMTSRGRQVASEEMGSQ encoded by the coding sequence ATGAGTGAGGGCGAGCGCAAACTGATGGACGACCGGGGGCAGTACCTGCAGGCAGTCACGGAGGGCAGGGACATCCAGGATGCCGACTGGACGCAATGCCGGATCGTCCTCACGACCGAGCGCATCGCCCTCATCACCGACGAGAAACGGGTGCTCCCCCTGGGCGACATCGACGACATCGGTGGCCGCTACGATGTCAACCAGAACGCGGCCGGCGTTGCGAGTTACGTCACGCTCCATCTGGAAGACGACATCATCCTCCTCCGGGCACCCGAACAGGACGCCTTCGAGACGGATCTCTACCGGGCGTTCCTCGACAATACGATCATCTATGTCCAGCATCCAGCGGTGAAAGGCGGCGTTGTCCAGGGTGCTGAGTGGCAACGGGCCAAGATCAAGCTCACCGACGAGGCGGTACAGATCGCAGTCGCTGACGGCCAGTATGTCACCATCGAGCGCGACGATATCGGTGACGTCGAGACCGACGAGCGAACGGTCGACGGTGGCGAACGACGGATCTTCGAGGTCGAACACACCGACAGCGAGGATCGGAGCGTCGAAACCCACATCGCCGGTGAAGGCCAGCAGGTGACGATCCTGAAAGCGATCTTCGAGGAGGGTGTCGAACGAAACCGTGCAAACCTCGACCTCTCGCCGACCGAGCAACAGATCGTGATGGCGCTACACTCGGGGGTTTCACCCTTTGACCTGCCGGATTTCGTCGACGAAGACGTCACAGACATCGAGGCGATATTCGATCGGCTGATCGAACTCGACGTGATCGAGACGATCCGCGAGCGGACCGAAGTCGAGATGACGTCCCGGGGCCGACAGGTCGCCAGCGAAGAGATGGGATCGCAATGA
- the glmU gene encoding bifunctional sugar-1-phosphate nucleotidylyltransferase/acetyltransferase — protein sequence MCCHTAVVLAAGEGTRLRPLTRNRPKPMLPAANRPILEYVLDALVENGINEIVIVVGYERDRVQNHVGPTYRGCPIIYVHQEKQLGTGHALLQAREAIEGPVVVVNGDTLIDPTIIGDVTDRFAESDDRATLAVLDEPDPTDYGAVVVENGTVTDIVEKPDAGEYRYINAGVYAFGPSIFDVIEATPREAGELTLTDALGRMVDEEGVGAVETNGTWVDATYPWDLLELAQEVLANGRINPPESDKRVWIDESATVHEAATIQPPTVVGPDCEIGPGAVVGPNVALGRNATVGSNATLRTTVLDDDARVGPGSTLLDAVIGQAVTVGPNTVVSGGPSEVRVGTEIFEDEPLGALLADRVTAEGNVSFAPGTLVGPNAHLATGVSVEGCVTEGAEVRR from the coding sequence ATGTGCTGCCATACAGCAGTTGTTCTTGCGGCCGGCGAAGGGACACGACTCCGTCCGTTGACGCGAAATCGGCCAAAGCCGATGCTCCCTGCGGCGAACCGACCGATCCTGGAGTACGTCCTCGACGCGTTAGTCGAGAACGGGATCAACGAAATCGTCATCGTCGTCGGGTACGAACGTGACCGGGTCCAGAATCACGTCGGACCGACCTACCGTGGGTGCCCAATCATATACGTCCACCAGGAGAAACAGCTCGGCACGGGCCATGCGCTGCTGCAGGCCCGGGAAGCCATCGAGGGGCCGGTAGTGGTCGTCAATGGCGACACGCTGATCGATCCGACGATTATCGGGGACGTCACAGACCGGTTCGCTGAGAGCGACGACAGGGCGACGTTGGCCGTTCTTGACGAGCCCGATCCAACGGATTACGGGGCAGTGGTCGTCGAGAACGGGACGGTAACCGATATCGTCGAAAAGCCGGACGCCGGCGAGTATCGCTATATCAACGCGGGGGTCTACGCGTTCGGGCCATCAATCTTCGACGTGATCGAAGCGACGCCCCGGGAGGCCGGCGAACTCACGTTGACCGACGCGTTAGGGCGGATGGTAGACGAGGAAGGCGTCGGTGCCGTCGAGACGAACGGGACGTGGGTCGATGCGACCTACCCGTGGGACCTGCTGGAGTTGGCACAGGAGGTCCTCGCAAACGGACGGATCAATCCGCCGGAATCGGACAAACGAGTCTGGATCGACGAGAGTGCGACCGTCCACGAGGCGGCAACGATCCAACCGCCGACCGTTGTCGGCCCGGACTGTGAGATCGGCCCGGGTGCGGTAGTCGGACCGAACGTCGCGCTCGGCCGGAACGCGACCGTCGGTTCGAACGCGACGCTTCGGACAACCGTCCTCGACGACGACGCACGCGTCGGCCCGGGATCGACCCTGCTCGATGCGGTCATCGGCCAGGCAGTCACCGTCGGTCCAAACACCGTCGTCTCGGGCGGCCCCTCGGAAGTGCGAGTCGGCACGGAGATCTTCGAGGACGAACCGCTCGGTGCGCTGCTGGCCGACCGAGTCACCGCAGAGGGGAACGTCAGCTTCGCGCCGGGGACACTGGTCGGCCCGAACGCCCACCTCGCGACCGGCGTTAGCGTCGAGGGCTGCGTTACGGAAGGTGCGGAGGTGCGGCGCTGA
- the glmS gene encoding glutamine--fructose-6-phosphate transaminase (isomerizing): protein MCGIIGCVGRDAETTDVLVEGLSTLEYRGYDSAGVALGNGDIEVTKCSGTIDELRAAVELEQPSGPVGIGHTRWSTHGPPTDENAHPHADCTGDVAVVHNGIIENYQELKDELGADHEFKSETDTEVVPHLIEEAREAGAEPETAVRNAVSRLEGSFAVAVVIAGHESVFAVRNDSPLVLGLGSAEGDGPADAYYLASDVPAFREYTDRVVYLDDGEFARLDPDGWTVSTIDGDVVEKPVDIIEWDPEETGKAGYDHFMQKEINEQPRSLRQGLSERVDELAGEVDIGDLAYLNPRGVQLVACGTSYHAALYGAQLFRDAGIPAQAFLAHEYASAPPPVGDDLVIGVTQSGETADTLSALRAARSQGATTLAVTNVVGSTASRECDHVFYIKAGPEIGVAATKTFASQLTALNLLATGMVPSKDDRESIAALRDLPADVQEVLDESRAEAVAEEYLDSDAYFFLGRGLQYPVALEGALKMKEITYKHAEGFAAGELKHGPLALVTANTPVFAMVTGDGEQARKTIGNVKEVEARDAPVVAVTDGQSDVERYADHVLSVPESSPRTAAVLTNVQLQLAAYHTAAKLGRPIDKPRNLAKSVTVE, encoded by the coding sequence ATGTGTGGTATCATCGGCTGTGTCGGTCGTGACGCGGAGACGACCGACGTCCTCGTCGAGGGACTCTCGACGCTTGAGTACCGCGGCTACGACTCGGCAGGCGTTGCCCTGGGAAACGGCGACATCGAGGTCACCAAGTGCTCGGGCACGATCGACGAACTCCGGGCGGCAGTCGAACTCGAGCAGCCGTCCGGGCCGGTCGGGATCGGCCACACCCGCTGGAGCACCCATGGGCCGCCGACTGACGAAAACGCCCATCCGCACGCCGACTGTACCGGCGACGTAGCTGTGGTCCACAACGGGATCATCGAGAACTACCAGGAACTCAAAGACGAGCTCGGTGCCGACCACGAGTTCAAGAGCGAGACGGATACCGAAGTCGTCCCGCACCTGATCGAGGAAGCCCGTGAGGCGGGCGCTGAGCCCGAGACCGCTGTGCGAAACGCCGTCTCTCGACTGGAGGGGAGTTTCGCCGTCGCCGTCGTGATCGCCGGCCACGAGTCGGTCTTTGCGGTCCGTAACGACTCCCCGCTTGTGCTCGGCCTCGGTAGCGCCGAGGGCGACGGGCCAGCCGACGCCTACTATCTCGCCAGCGACGTCCCGGCGTTCCGTGAGTACACCGACCGTGTGGTCTATCTGGATGACGGTGAATTCGCCCGCCTCGATCCCGACGGCTGGACAGTCTCGACGATCGACGGCGACGTCGTCGAGAAGCCCGTCGATATCATCGAGTGGGATCCCGAGGAGACGGGCAAGGCGGGGTACGATCACTTCATGCAAAAGGAGATCAACGAACAGCCCCGGTCACTGCGCCAGGGCCTCTCCGAACGGGTGGACGAACTCGCCGGCGAGGTCGATATCGGCGACCTGGCGTATCTCAATCCACGCGGCGTCCAGTTGGTGGCCTGTGGGACGAGCTATCACGCGGCGCTATACGGCGCACAGCTGTTCCGTGACGCCGGTATCCCCGCCCAGGCGTTCCTGGCTCACGAGTACGCGAGTGCGCCGCCGCCGGTCGGCGACGATCTGGTCATCGGCGTGACCCAGAGCGGCGAGACCGCCGATACCCTCTCGGCGTTGCGGGCGGCCCGTTCACAGGGCGCGACCACACTCGCAGTCACCAACGTCGTGGGTTCGACAGCCTCGCGGGAATGTGATCACGTCTTCTACATCAAGGCCGGCCCGGAGATCGGGGTGGCCGCGACCAAGACCTTTGCCTCCCAGTTGACGGCGCTGAACCTGCTCGCAACCGGGATGGTTCCCTCCAAGGACGACCGGGAGTCCATCGCCGCGCTACGGGACCTCCCCGCCGACGTCCAGGAAGTCCTCGACGAATCACGGGCCGAAGCGGTCGCCGAGGAATACCTCGACAGCGACGCCTACTTCTTCCTCGGTCGGGGGCTCCAGTACCCCGTCGCCCTGGAGGGCGCACTCAAGATGAAGGAGATCACGTACAAGCACGCGGAGGGATTCGCCGCCGGGGAGTTGAAACACGGCCCGCTCGCGCTCGTGACGGCGAACACGCCGGTGTTTGCGATGGTGACCGGCGACGGCGAACAGGCACGCAAAACCATCGGCAACGTCAAGGAAGTCGAGGCGCGGGACGCACCGGTCGTTGCGGTCACCGACGGGCAGAGCGACGTCGAACGTTACGCCGATCACGTCCTCTCGGTCCCGGAAAGTTCCCCGCGAACGGCCGCGGTACTGACGAACGTCCAATTGCAACTCGCGGCCTACCATACAGCCGCAAAACTCGGCCGGCCGATCGACAAGCCCCGGAACCTGGCCAAAAGCGTGACCGTCGAGTAA
- a CDS encoding DUF4330 family protein, which translates to MEIIDKQGRLFGIVNVVDALVVLLVLAVGLAGVALIVGGGGGGPTGPTETQYVTLDVGVQPDYVVEAVESGDNATLDGAYENANVTDTYFASAGNGTNTVIRLGITHGANSTPTVDGEPLRIGRRLGVENPTYVLNGTIRDVGSGPELPTADRQVVLRGTVTDAVTDEISAGDEIRVAGNRIATIQDMMAFDAERPGQRTVYVDASVRTYTMGETDRFGETRIETGKVLTLPLAGTQFSSSIERVGGGLNRTTESVLATGVVDADTARRIETGDTYEVAGRAVATVSDVIAYDTNERDRKRVHVGLSIEALGYGERNKFGSQPIEKGATIPFRTDHYEFSSEVRRVGTADLQVTTEDVLVTDVVDTAVAREMTEGDTYRVSDRTLATLENVAIYGTANPDRKRVYVGLTVRALGYGERPQFGTNRSLERGVTLPFRTVAYEFDGQIVQPGTLAQPGQATTRTVTLEMTNIAPSRADSVTAGLGETNAGQTIAEINDVAVQPAVITLTSDDGNIYERKHPVNKDVTLTAALQVREDDRAVRFKGRTVQEGDRITLDLGVTTVEATIVDLDAE; encoded by the coding sequence ATGGAGATCATCGACAAACAGGGGCGACTGTTCGGGATCGTAAACGTTGTCGATGCTCTCGTAGTGTTGCTCGTTCTCGCCGTCGGTCTCGCTGGTGTCGCGCTGATTGTGGGTGGTGGTGGTGGTGGACCGACAGGGCCGACGGAGACCCAATACGTGACGCTCGACGTGGGCGTCCAGCCGGACTACGTCGTCGAGGCAGTCGAGTCTGGCGATAACGCTACGCTCGACGGTGCATACGAGAACGCGAACGTCACTGACACCTACTTCGCGTCGGCCGGGAACGGGACTAACACAGTGATCCGACTCGGCATCACTCACGGCGCGAACTCGACGCCGACGGTCGACGGCGAGCCACTCAGGATAGGCCGACGGCTTGGGGTAGAAAACCCCACCTACGTTCTGAACGGGACGATCCGCGACGTCGGTTCCGGGCCGGAACTCCCGACAGCCGACCGGCAAGTCGTCCTCCGCGGGACAGTCACCGATGCCGTCACCGACGAGATCTCCGCGGGCGATGAGATACGAGTCGCCGGCAACCGGATCGCGACAATTCAGGACATGATGGCGTTCGACGCCGAGAGACCTGGGCAGCGAACAGTGTATGTCGACGCCAGCGTCCGGACGTACACCATGGGGGAGACAGACCGGTTCGGCGAGACGCGAATCGAGACTGGAAAGGTGCTAACGCTTCCGCTCGCTGGCACGCAGTTCAGTAGTTCGATCGAACGCGTGGGTGGCGGGCTGAATCGAACCACAGAATCGGTACTCGCGACCGGCGTCGTGGATGCCGACACCGCCCGTCGGATCGAAACGGGCGATACCTACGAGGTCGCCGGACGGGCGGTCGCGACGGTTTCGGACGTCATCGCCTACGATACGAACGAGCGTGATCGCAAACGCGTTCACGTGGGTCTCTCGATCGAGGCGCTCGGCTACGGTGAGCGAAATAAATTTGGTTCCCAGCCGATCGAGAAAGGGGCCACGATCCCGTTCCGAACAGACCACTACGAGTTTAGCAGTGAGGTTCGTCGTGTCGGGACTGCGGATCTCCAAGTGACCACCGAAGACGTGCTGGTGACCGACGTGGTTGACACCGCCGTCGCAAGGGAGATGACGGAAGGCGACACGTATCGCGTCAGCGATCGGACGCTTGCAACCCTTGAGAACGTCGCTATCTACGGGACGGCCAATCCGGACCGAAAACGGGTGTACGTGGGACTTACGGTCCGGGCACTCGGATACGGTGAGCGGCCACAATTCGGCACGAACCGGTCGCTTGAAAGAGGAGTTACACTGCCGTTCCGAACCGTTGCATACGAATTCGACGGTCAGATCGTACAACCCGGTACACTTGCACAACCGGGTCAAGCAACAACCCGAACAGTCACACTCGAGATGACGAACATCGCCCCCAGCCGAGCAGACAGTGTCACCGCGGGATTGGGCGAGACCAATGCCGGACAGACGATCGCTGAGATCAACGACGTGGCGGTTCAGCCGGCCGTGATTACGCTTACGAGCGACGACGGGAACATCTACGAGCGTAAACATCCCGTGAACAAGGACGTCACGCTCACTGCCGCGTTACAAGTTCGAGAGGACGACCGGGCCGTCCGATTCAAGGGTCGGACCGTTCAGGAAGGCGACCGAATCACACTCGACCTCGGTGTGACGACAGTCGAGGCGACCATCGTCGATCTCGACGCCGAATGA
- a CDS encoding translation initiation factor IF-6: MLRTAFAGSAYVGVYARATDEYLLIRPDAEEDVTEAFGSELSVPMVETTIGGAGTVGALAVGNENGLLVTSRVTDHERDHIQDVIDVPVVELPGRINAAGNVVLANDNGAFVHPDLPRDAVQAVKDALDVPVERGDIAGVQTVGTAAIATNRGALCHPKATDAELDRVAEVLDVPTDVGTINYGGPLVGSGLVANAEGYVVGQDTTGPELGRIESALGYVD; the protein is encoded by the coding sequence TTGCTCCGCACGGCCTTCGCCGGATCGGCGTACGTCGGTGTCTACGCACGCGCTACTGACGAGTACCTCCTGATCCGGCCCGACGCCGAGGAAGACGTCACCGAGGCCTTTGGTTCGGAACTGTCTGTCCCGATGGTCGAGACGACGATCGGCGGGGCTGGCACCGTCGGCGCGCTCGCCGTCGGCAACGAGAACGGGCTGCTCGTCACGAGTCGCGTCACGGATCACGAACGCGACCACATCCAGGACGTGATCGACGTGCCCGTCGTCGAACTTCCGGGCCGGATCAACGCGGCCGGGAACGTGGTCCTCGCCAACGACAACGGTGCGTTCGTCCACCCTGACCTCCCCCGGGACGCCGTCCAGGCTGTCAAGGATGCGCTCGACGTGCCGGTCGAACGCGGCGATATCGCCGGTGTCCAGACGGTCGGGACGGCTGCGATCGCCACCAACCGCGGTGCGCTGTGTCATCCCAAGGCGACCGACGCCGAACTCGACCGGGTCGCCGAGGTACTGGACGTTCCGACGGACGTCGGGACGATCAACTACGGCGGCCCGCTGGTCGGCTCCGGCCTCGTCGCCAACGCCGAGGGCTACGTTGTCGGCCAGGACACGACCGGCCCGGAACTCGGCCGGATCGAGAGTGCCCTCGGGTACGTCGACTGA
- a CDS encoding 50S ribosomal protein L39e, whose amino-acid sequence MGKKSKGKKKRLAKLERQNSRVPAWVVMKTDQDVQRNPKRRHWRRNDTDE is encoded by the coding sequence ATGGGTAAGAAATCAAAGGGCAAAAAGAAGCGGCTGGCGAAACTCGAACGCCAGAACAGTCGCGTCCCTGCGTGGGTCGTGATGAAAACCGATCAGGACGTACAGCGGAACCCGAAACGACGCCACTGGCGACGGAACGATACTGACGAATGA
- a CDS encoding NAD-dependent epimerase/dehydratase family protein, whose amino-acid sequence MSGSSVTGQTVVITGGAGFIGSHLADALVETNDVIVLDDLSTGARENVPDGATFVKGDVRDPATVAEVTDGVDLIFHEAAVVSVEQSIDEPEFCHDVNFDGTLQILEAARREDARVVFASSAAIYGEPTSLPLTESEPVAPQSPYGIDKCSADQYLRTYHDLYGLETVALRYFNVYGPRQTASDYSGVISIFREQAQAGEPITVDGDGTQTRDFVHVADVVQANLRAATTEHVGTAYNVGTGEETSIRTLAETTQRVTDSDSPIVHRDPRPGDIAHSRADVTKARQRLGYEPSVSLEDGLATLVGE is encoded by the coding sequence ATGAGTGGGTCCAGCGTAACCGGACAAACCGTGGTAATCACTGGGGGGGCGGGGTTTATCGGCAGCCATCTCGCCGATGCACTCGTCGAAACAAACGATGTGATCGTTCTCGATGACCTCTCGACAGGGGCACGCGAGAACGTCCCCGACGGCGCGACGTTCGTCAAGGGCGACGTTCGTGATCCGGCGACAGTCGCCGAGGTCACTGACGGTGTTGACCTGATCTTTCACGAAGCCGCCGTCGTCAGTGTCGAGCAATCGATCGACGAGCCCGAATTCTGTCACGACGTCAATTTCGACGGCACGCTTCAGATACTCGAGGCGGCAAGACGGGAAGATGCCCGCGTCGTCTTCGCCTCAAGTGCAGCGATCTATGGCGAACCGACGTCCCTGCCGCTCACGGAATCCGAGCCGGTGGCTCCACAGTCGCCGTACGGGATCGATAAGTGCTCAGCCGACCAGTACCTCCGGACCTATCACGACCTCTACGGCCTCGAAACGGTCGCGCTCCGGTATTTCAACGTCTACGGACCGCGCCAGACGGCGAGCGATTACAGCGGCGTGATCAGCATCTTTCGCGAGCAAGCCCAAGCCGGCGAGCCGATCACTGTCGACGGCGACGGGACACAGACCAGGGACTTCGTCCACGTTGCGGATGTCGTTCAGGCGAACCTCCGGGCAGCGACGACCGAGCACGTCGGCACTGCGTACAACGTCGGGACTGGCGAAGAAACCTCGATTCGGACGCTCGCCGAAACGACCCAGCGGGTCACCGACAGCGACTCCCCGATCGTTCATCGCGATCCGCGGCCGGGCGATATTGCACATAGTCGGGCCGACGTCACGAAAGCCCGCCAACGGCTGGGATACGAACCGTCGGTATCTCTCGAAGACGGCCTGGCAACGCTGGTCGGTGAGTGA
- a CDS encoding 50S ribosomal protein L31e, producing the protein MSAEEFEERVVTVPLRDVQAVPNGERAGTAMSLIREHLAQHFSVAEDDVRLDPSINEEIWSDGRSNPPSSIRVRAARFEEAGESVVEAEPAE; encoded by the coding sequence ATGAGCGCCGAAGAATTCGAGGAGCGGGTCGTCACCGTCCCGCTTCGTGACGTCCAGGCAGTACCGAACGGCGAACGAGCCGGCACGGCGATGTCGCTCATCCGCGAGCACCTCGCACAGCACTTTTCGGTCGCGGAGGATGACGTCCGTCTCGACCCGTCGATCAACGAGGAGATCTGGTCGGACGGCCGTTCGAACCCCCCGAGTTCGATCCGCGTTCGTGCTGCGCGCTTCGAGGAAGCGGGCGAAAGCGTCGTCGAAGCCGAACCCGCAGAGTAA